In Oryza sativa Japonica Group chromosome 3, ASM3414082v1, one DNA window encodes the following:
- the LOC136355753 gene encoding calcium-transporting ATPase 3, plasma membrane-type isoform X2 — protein MLVTAVGMRTQWGKLMAVLTDGGDDETPLQTRLNGVANTIGKIGLFFAVLTFIVLSQGIIGQKYLDGLLLSWSGDDVLEILDHFAVAVTIVVVAVPEGLPLAVTLSLAFAMKKMMNDKALVRQLAACETMGSATVICSDKTGTLTTNRMTVVKACICGNTIQVNNPQTPNMSSNFPEVAVETLLESIFNNTSGEVVTNQDGKYQILGTPTETALLEFALLLDGDCKEKQLGSKIVKVEPFNSTKKRMSTILELPGGGYRAHCKGASEIVLAACDKFIDERGCIVPLDDKTSSKLNDIIKAFSSEALRTLCLAYREMEEGFSTQEQIPLQGYTCIGIVGIKDPVRPGVRQSVATCRSAGISVRMITGDNIDTAKAIARECGILTKDGIAIEGAEFREKSAEELHDLIPKMQVLARSSPLDKHTLVKHLRTAFNEVVAVTGDGTNDAPALREADIGLAMGIAGTEVAKESADVVILDDNFSTIVTVAKWGRSVYVNIQKFVQFQLTVNVVALLVNFTSACFTGDAPLTAVQLLWVNMIMDTLGALALATEPPNNNLMKKAPVGRKGKFITNVMWRNIVGQSLYQFAVMWYLQTQGKHLFGLEGYHADIVLNTIIFNTFVFCQVFNEISSREMEDINVLRGMAGNSIFLGVLTGTIFFQFILVQFLGDFANTTPLTQQQWLISILFGFLGMPIAAAIKLIAVEPHEKADTRRTP, from the exons ATGCTGGTTACAGCAGTTGGGATGAGAACACAATGGGGCAAATTAATGGCTGTTCTTACTGATGGTGGGGATGATGAAACTCCACTTCAAACCAGACTTAATGGAGTTGCGAATACTATTGGGAAAATTGGTCTATTTTTTGCTGTATTGACTTTCATTGTCCTCTCACAAGGGATAATTGGCCAGAAATACCTTGACGGGCTTCTTTTGAGTTGGTCCGGAGATGATGTGCTAGAGATATTGGATCATTTTGCTGTTGCAGTTacaattgttgttgttgctgtacCTGAGGGATTGCCATTGGCAGTCACTTTGAGCCTTGCATTTGCAATGAAGAAAATGATGAATGACAAGGCACTTGTTCGACAGTTGGCTGCCTGTGAAACCATGGGCTCTGCCACAGTCATTTGCAGTGACAAGACAGGAACACTGACAACAAACCGCATGACTGTTGTAAAAGCCTGCATCTGTGGGAATACCATACAAGTTAACAATCCACAGACTCCAAACATGTCTTCCAATTTCCCAGAAGTTGCTGTAGAAACTCTTCTGGAGTCCATATTTAACAACACCAGTGGCGAAGTGGTGACTAACCAAGATGGGAAGTATCAAATACTAGGCACCCCTACTGAGACAGCTTTGTTGGAGTTTGCACTGTTGCTAGACGGAGATTGCAAAGAAAAGCAACTGGGAAGTAAGATTGTTAAAGTGGAACCTTTTAATTCAACCAAAAAGAGGATGAGTACCATTCTTGAGCTTCCTGGTGGAGGATATCGTGCACATTGTAAAGGTGCTTCAGAAATAGTATTGGCTGCATGTGATAAGTTTATTGATGAAAGAGGTTGTATTGTCCCCCTTGATGATAAAACTTCCAGTAAGCTCAATGATATAATCAAAGCCTTTTCTAGTGAAGCGCTCAGAACACTTTGCCTTGCTTATAGGGAAATGGAAGAAGGGTTTTCTACTCAAGAGCAAATACCGTTACAAGGATACACTTGCATCGGCATTGTTGGTATTAAAGATCCTGTTCGTCCAGGTGTCAGGCAGTCTGTGGCAACTTGCCGGTCAGCTGGCATTTCAGTGAGAATGATTACAGGAGACAATATTGATACAGCAAAAGCAATTGCTCGGGAATGTGGCATACTTACCAAGGATGGCATTGCAATTGAGGGTGCTGAGTTTAGAGAGAAAAGTGCTGAAGAACTCCATGATTTGATTCCAAAAATGCAG GTACTAGCCCGTTCTTCCCCACTTGATAAGCATACACTTGTGAAGCACTTGCGCACCGCATTCAATGAAGTTGTTGCTGTGACTGGTGATGGCACTAATGATGCACCTGCGCTGCGTGAGGCAGATATTGGACTTGCCATGGGCATTGCAGGGACTGAG GTGGCAAAAGAGAGTGCTGATGTTGTAATTCTGGATGACAACTTCTCCACGATTGTTACTGTTGCCAAATGGGGACGCTCTGTTTATGTGAACATCCAAAAATTTGTGCAGTTCCAGCTTACTGTTAATGTTGTTGCATTACTAGTTAACTTCACTTCTGCATGTTTCACAG GGGATGCTCCACTTACAGCTGTACAACTTCTTTGGGTCAACATGATCATGGATACCCTAGGGGCGCTTGCACTAGCCACCGAACCACCTAACAATAACTTGATGAAGAAAGCACCGGTAGGAAGGAAAGGGAAGTTCATCACAAATGTGATGTGGAGGAACATTGTGGGGCAGTCGTTATACCAATTCGCTGTCATGTGGTATCTACAAACTCAAGGGAAACACTTGTTTGGGCTGGAAGGCTACCATGCTGATATTGTACTAAATACAATCATATTCAACACTTTTGTCTTCTGCCAG GTGTTCAATGAAATAAGCTCAAGAGAGATGGAGGACATCAACGTTCTGAGGGGCATGGCAGGGAACTCCATTTTCCTTGGTGTCCTCACCGGCACCATCTTCTTCCAGTTCATCCTAGTCCAGTTCCTGGGCGATTTCGCTAACACCACACCTCTGACCCAGCAACAGTGGCTCATCAGCATACTCTTCGGCTTCCTTGGGATGCCCATTGCTGCTGCCATCAAGTTGATTGCTGTAGAACCTCATGAAAAAGCCGATACACGTAGAACGCCGTAA
- the LOC136355753 gene encoding calcium-transporting ATPase 3, plasma membrane-type isoform X1, with product MHSGVNGCCPLRLPAAAAVHGRRIPPLLPPRGAWPGCIAAPALHRKPGRGGGGALSSCRRASHHEKLQVAALPSKATLEFEHGVSLRSAYIVPEDVQAAGFQIDADELASIVESRDTKKLTVHGQLNGIADKLGTSLTNGIVTDKDLLNQRQDIYGVNKFAETEIRSFWEFVWEALEDTTLIILSACAIFSLVVGITTEGWPQGAHDGVGIVASILLVVSVTGTSNYQQSLQFRDLDKEKRKILVQVTRNGLRQRVLIDDLLPGDAVHLAVGDQVPADGLFISGFSVLVDESSLTGESEPVFVNEDNPYLLSGTKVLDGSCKMLVTAVGMRTQWGKLMAVLTDGGDDETPLQTRLNGVANTIGKIGLFFAVLTFIVLSQGIIGQKYLDGLLLSWSGDDVLEILDHFAVAVTIVVVAVPEGLPLAVTLSLAFAMKKMMNDKALVRQLAACETMGSATVICSDKTGTLTTNRMTVVKACICGNTIQVNNPQTPNMSSNFPEVAVETLLESIFNNTSGEVVTNQDGKYQILGTPTETALLEFALLLDGDCKEKQLGSKIVKVEPFNSTKKRMSTILELPGGGYRAHCKGASEIVLAACDKFIDERGCIVPLDDKTSSKLNDIIKAFSSEALRTLCLAYREMEEGFSTQEQIPLQGYTCIGIVGIKDPVRPGVRQSVATCRSAGISVRMITGDNIDTAKAIARECGILTKDGIAIEGAEFREKSAEELHDLIPKMQVLARSSPLDKHTLVKHLRTAFNEVVAVTGDGTNDAPALREADIGLAMGIAGTEVAKESADVVILDDNFSTIVTVAKWGRSVYVNIQKFVQFQLTVNVVALLVNFTSACFTGDAPLTAVQLLWVNMIMDTLGALALATEPPNNNLMKKAPVGRKGKFITNVMWRNIVGQSLYQFAVMWYLQTQGKHLFGLEGYHADIVLNTIIFNTFVFCQVFNEISSREMEDINVLRGMAGNSIFLGVLTGTIFFQFILVQFLGDFANTTPLTQQQWLISILFGFLGMPIAAAIKLIAVEPHEKADTRRTP from the exons ATGCACAGCGGCGTCAATGGCTGCTGCCCGCTtcggctccccgccgccgccgctgtccacGGCCGCCGGATCCCGCCGCTGCTGCCCCCACGGGGGGCGTGGCCGGGTTGTATCGCCGCGCCGGCGCTGCACAGGAagcccggccgcggcggcggcggcgcgctctccAGCTGCAGGCGAGCATCGCATCAT GAGAAGTTACAGGTTGCTGCACTGCCATCCAAAGCTACACTCGAGTTTGAACATG GTGTCTCACTTCGAAGTGCATATATTGTTCCTGAAGATGTTCAAGCTGCAGGGTTCCAGATTGATGCTGATGAACTAGCATCTATTGTTGAAAGTCGCGACACTAAAAAGTTGACTGTGCATGGCCAATTAAATGGGATCGCAGACAAATTAGGAACATCATTAACCAATGGTATAGTTACAGACAAGGACCTCTTGAATCAAAGGCAGGACATATATGGAGTAAATAAGTTTGCTGAGACCGAGATTCGCAGCTTTTGGGAGTTTGTATGGGAAGCACTGGAAGACACAACCCTTATAATTCTTAGTGCGTGTGCTATTTTCTCTTTGGTTGTTGGCATAACCACAGAAGGATGGCCACAAGGAGCCCATGATGGCGTTGGCATTGTTGCAAGTATCCTCCTTGTTGTTTCTGTTACCGGAACAAGTAACTATCAGCAGTCCTTGCAATTCAGGGACCTTGACAAGGAGAAAAGGAAAATTCTTGTTCAAGTCACAAGGAATGGCTTGAGACAAAGAGTACTGATAGATGACCTTCTTCCTGGTGATGCTGTCCATCTTGCTGTTGGAGATCAGGTTCCTGCAGATGGCCTATTTATTTCTGGGTTTTCTGTGTTGGTCGATGAGTCTAGTCTAACTGGGGAGAGTGAACCTGTTTTTGTAAACGAAGATAACCCTTATCTTTTATCAGGGACGAAAGTGCTTGATGGGTCCTGCAAAATGCTGGTTACAGCAGTTGGGATGAGAACACAATGGGGCAAATTAATGGCTGTTCTTACTGATGGTGGGGATGATGAAACTCCACTTCAAACCAGACTTAATGGAGTTGCGAATACTATTGGGAAAATTGGTCTATTTTTTGCTGTATTGACTTTCATTGTCCTCTCACAAGGGATAATTGGCCAGAAATACCTTGACGGGCTTCTTTTGAGTTGGTCCGGAGATGATGTGCTAGAGATATTGGATCATTTTGCTGTTGCAGTTacaattgttgttgttgctgtacCTGAGGGATTGCCATTGGCAGTCACTTTGAGCCTTGCATTTGCAATGAAGAAAATGATGAATGACAAGGCACTTGTTCGACAGTTGGCTGCCTGTGAAACCATGGGCTCTGCCACAGTCATTTGCAGTGACAAGACAGGAACACTGACAACAAACCGCATGACTGTTGTAAAAGCCTGCATCTGTGGGAATACCATACAAGTTAACAATCCACAGACTCCAAACATGTCTTCCAATTTCCCAGAAGTTGCTGTAGAAACTCTTCTGGAGTCCATATTTAACAACACCAGTGGCGAAGTGGTGACTAACCAAGATGGGAAGTATCAAATACTAGGCACCCCTACTGAGACAGCTTTGTTGGAGTTTGCACTGTTGCTAGACGGAGATTGCAAAGAAAAGCAACTGGGAAGTAAGATTGTTAAAGTGGAACCTTTTAATTCAACCAAAAAGAGGATGAGTACCATTCTTGAGCTTCCTGGTGGAGGATATCGTGCACATTGTAAAGGTGCTTCAGAAATAGTATTGGCTGCATGTGATAAGTTTATTGATGAAAGAGGTTGTATTGTCCCCCTTGATGATAAAACTTCCAGTAAGCTCAATGATATAATCAAAGCCTTTTCTAGTGAAGCGCTCAGAACACTTTGCCTTGCTTATAGGGAAATGGAAGAAGGGTTTTCTACTCAAGAGCAAATACCGTTACAAGGATACACTTGCATCGGCATTGTTGGTATTAAAGATCCTGTTCGTCCAGGTGTCAGGCAGTCTGTGGCAACTTGCCGGTCAGCTGGCATTTCAGTGAGAATGATTACAGGAGACAATATTGATACAGCAAAAGCAATTGCTCGGGAATGTGGCATACTTACCAAGGATGGCATTGCAATTGAGGGTGCTGAGTTTAGAGAGAAAAGTGCTGAAGAACTCCATGATTTGATTCCAAAAATGCAG GTACTAGCCCGTTCTTCCCCACTTGATAAGCATACACTTGTGAAGCACTTGCGCACCGCATTCAATGAAGTTGTTGCTGTGACTGGTGATGGCACTAATGATGCACCTGCGCTGCGTGAGGCAGATATTGGACTTGCCATGGGCATTGCAGGGACTGAG GTGGCAAAAGAGAGTGCTGATGTTGTAATTCTGGATGACAACTTCTCCACGATTGTTACTGTTGCCAAATGGGGACGCTCTGTTTATGTGAACATCCAAAAATTTGTGCAGTTCCAGCTTACTGTTAATGTTGTTGCATTACTAGTTAACTTCACTTCTGCATGTTTCACAG GGGATGCTCCACTTACAGCTGTACAACTTCTTTGGGTCAACATGATCATGGATACCCTAGGGGCGCTTGCACTAGCCACCGAACCACCTAACAATAACTTGATGAAGAAAGCACCGGTAGGAAGGAAAGGGAAGTTCATCACAAATGTGATGTGGAGGAACATTGTGGGGCAGTCGTTATACCAATTCGCTGTCATGTGGTATCTACAAACTCAAGGGAAACACTTGTTTGGGCTGGAAGGCTACCATGCTGATATTGTACTAAATACAATCATATTCAACACTTTTGTCTTCTGCCAG GTGTTCAATGAAATAAGCTCAAGAGAGATGGAGGACATCAACGTTCTGAGGGGCATGGCAGGGAACTCCATTTTCCTTGGTGTCCTCACCGGCACCATCTTCTTCCAGTTCATCCTAGTCCAGTTCCTGGGCGATTTCGCTAACACCACACCTCTGACCCAGCAACAGTGGCTCATCAGCATACTCTTCGGCTTCCTTGGGATGCCCATTGCTGCTGCCATCAAGTTGATTGCTGTAGAACCTCATGAAAAAGCCGATACACGTAGAACGCCGTAA